Proteins from one Bartonella sp. HY328 genomic window:
- a CDS encoding HAD family hydrolase — translation MAKPIIVFDLDGTLAQTAIDLLDSLNFCLQEKGYKTADLDDLHQFLGQGGRIMIERALSDQNITFDDAMLDEMVAIFLKHYKAHIPGKTTYFPGAKEAVKRFEEAGFLTAICTNKFIDAARRIINAIDPQNQYSAICGGDSFAWRKPDGRHILSTIEVAAGDPKQAVMIGDSAADINAAKSAGIPVIAVDFGYTNIPVSQLAPNHIISHFDELTPELVNSILAKQ, via the coding sequence ATGGCTAAACCTATTATAGTATTCGATCTTGATGGAACCCTTGCCCAAACAGCTATTGATTTGTTGGATAGCTTAAATTTTTGTTTACAAGAAAAAGGCTACAAAACAGCGGATTTAGATGATTTGCACCAGTTTTTGGGGCAAGGTGGTCGCATTATGATCGAACGCGCCTTAAGCGATCAAAACATCACTTTTGATGATGCCATGCTTGATGAAATGGTAGCAATATTTTTAAAGCATTATAAGGCACATATTCCGGGGAAAACAACTTATTTCCCTGGCGCTAAAGAGGCTGTTAAACGCTTTGAAGAAGCTGGCTTTTTAACTGCAATTTGTACAAATAAATTTATAGATGCTGCAAGACGCATCATCAATGCAATCGATCCACAAAACCAATATAGCGCAATATGTGGTGGTGATAGTTTTGCATGGCGTAAACCCGATGGCCGCCATATCTTATCAACCATAGAAGTCGCTGCTGGTGATCCAAAACAAGCTGTTATGATTGGCGATAGTGCCGCAGACATAAATGCTGCGAAATCAGCTGGCATTCCTGTTATTGCTGTTGATTTTGGCTACACCAATATACCTGTCTCCCAGCTTGCGCCTAATCACATTATTAGCCACTTTGACGAACTTACCCCCGAATTGGTAAATAGTATTTTAGCAAAGCAGTAA